A genomic window from Acidobacteriota bacterium includes:
- a CDS encoding NAD(P)-dependent oxidoreductase encodes MQIGFIGLGIMGQPMARNLLKAGFPLVVATRTPGKAANFADENATLGRVQAAATPAQVAALCDVIIVMVTDTPDVVEVAYGETGLFATAKPGTIIIDMSTISPSVTRDLATKANKQGLHWLDAPVSGGEKGAIEGTLTIMAGGAAEAVAQAQPVLNAMGKRITHFGAPGNGQSAKLCNQIMVAVNLMAVCETMTFARKAGLDLNLLHQALTGGAANSWALDVLGKKMIDRDFKPAFMVKLQQKDLRLVMDAANSNHSALPAAGLAHQMLAAVEAEGRGEDGTQSLVRIFERLAGLAE; translated from the coding sequence ATGCAAATCGGTTTCATCGGTCTCGGCATCATGGGCCAGCCCATGGCGCGGAATCTGTTAAAAGCGGGCTTCCCGCTGGTCGTCGCGACGCGCACGCCCGGCAAAGCCGCCAACTTCGCCGACGAAAACGCCACGCTGGGCCGCGTGCAGGCTGCCGCAACACCTGCGCAAGTCGCCGCCCTTTGTGACGTCATCATCGTCATGGTCACCGATACGCCAGACGTAGTCGAAGTGGCTTACGGCGAGACTGGTCTTTTCGCCACGGCCAAACCCGGCACGATCATCATTGATATGAGCACCATCTCGCCCAGTGTCACGCGCGACCTCGCCACCAAAGCCAACAAGCAAGGCTTGCACTGGCTGGACGCGCCTGTTTCCGGCGGCGAGAAAGGCGCTATCGAAGGCACACTCACCATCATGGCCGGCGGCGCGGCTGAAGCGGTCGCGCAAGCGCAACCCGTGCTCAATGCGATGGGCAAACGCATCACCCATTTCGGCGCGCCGGGCAACGGTCAATCCGCCAAACTCTGCAATCAAATTATGGTGGCGGTGAACTTGATGGCCGTCTGCGAAACCATGACCTTTGCGCGCAAGGCCGGCTTGGATTTGAATCTGTTGCATCAAGCGTTGACCGGCGGCGCGGCCAATTCGTGGGCATTGGATGTATTGGGCAAGAAGATGATTGACCGCGATTTCAAACCAGCCTTCATGGTCAAGTTGCAGCAAAAAGATTTGCGACTGGTGATGGATGCGGCCAACAGCAATCATTCCGCGCTGCCCGCCGCCGGGCTGGCCCATCAAATGCTTGCCGCTGTCGAAGCCGAAGGGCGTGGCGAAGATGGCACGCAATCGCTGGTGCGCATTTTTGAACGGCTGGCGGGACTGGCTGAGTAA
- a CDS encoding TonB-dependent receptor: MKGATVEIASAQIRAQTDAEGRFTLTLPIGEYELRVIADGFIRITQHVSLAAQTVNLTIQLEPALLIEDVAVTPARAAVRLEDAPASISLLDARDVQNAGAQTTDDLLRQIPGFSLFRRASSLVANPTTGGVSLRGAGASGASRTLVLQDGVPLNDAFGGWVYWDRVPRTAIERIEVVRGGASDLYGSDALSGVINLLTRPPASRHVNVEGSYGNRDTGEVSFFASEKWKSFGATLSGEAFRTDGYFLLAPTTRGTADAQAASKHRVLNLRLQNDFNAHSYVFARGTLFDEDRANGTVLQYNDTANESLAVGGRVQTGEGSTWELTVFGNQQRYHQSFTAVAANRNSETLSRLQFVPARDAGLSFNWSRLNAGKHLLVAGLDVRGVRGTSDEIVYANNRATSFVSAGGRQRRAGGFLQGIFQLTSKLSLTASGRYDDWRNSSAASVTRTLATGAVVPRFFAPRSESAFSPRLALSYAVAEHVNLHVAGYRAFRAPTLNELYRSFRVGDTLTQSNEKLTAERLTGGEAGVTAAAWQRTRFRATGFWTETINPVANFTLSATPTLITRERRNLGRTRSRGLEAEAEFNPAKHWQITAGYLLVDATIRRAPQDARLEGLWVPQVARHQFTLQTAYAHPRFVTAAVQFRAIGKQFDDDQNLLPLGNFAVVDATVARPLGRWFEVFVAVQNLLDEKIVVGRTPLETLGMPRLVRGGVRLKLER, from the coding sequence GTGAAAGGCGCGACGGTTGAGATTGCCTCCGCACAAATTCGCGCACAAACGGATGCGGAAGGCCGCTTTACCCTCACTCTGCCCATCGGCGAGTACGAGTTGCGCGTGATAGCGGATGGATTCATCCGAATCACGCAGCATGTCAGCCTTGCGGCGCAAACCGTCAATCTCACCATTCAGCTTGAACCTGCTTTGCTTATCGAAGACGTCGCCGTTACTCCGGCCCGCGCTGCCGTGCGGTTGGAAGATGCGCCCGCCAGCATCAGCTTGCTGGATGCGCGCGATGTCCAGAATGCCGGCGCGCAAACGACCGATGATCTGCTGCGCCAGATTCCCGGCTTCAGTCTGTTTCGCCGCGCGAGTAGTTTGGTTGCGAATCCGACGACGGGCGGCGTGAGCTTGCGCGGGGCGGGAGCAAGCGGCGCAAGCCGGACGTTGGTCTTGCAAGACGGCGTGCCGCTCAACGATGCCTTTGGCGGTTGGGTCTATTGGGATCGCGTGCCGCGCACCGCAATTGAACGCATTGAGGTCGTGCGCGGCGGCGCTTCGGATTTGTATGGTTCGGACGCGCTGAGCGGCGTGATTAACTTGTTGACGCGCCCGCCCGCCAGTCGTCACGTGAATGTTGAAGGAAGTTATGGCAATCGCGACACGGGCGAAGTTTCGTTCTTTGCCAGCGAGAAATGGAAGAGCTTTGGCGCGACGCTTTCCGGCGAAGCTTTCCGCACGGATGGTTATTTTCTGCTTGCGCCGACCACGCGCGGGACGGCGGATGCCCAGGCGGCCTCGAAACATCGCGTGTTGAATCTGCGGCTGCAAAATGATTTCAACGCGCACAGCTACGTGTTTGCGCGCGGGACGTTATTTGACGAAGACCGTGCGAATGGAACGGTCTTGCAATACAACGACACGGCGAATGAATCGCTGGCCGTGGGCGGGCGCGTGCAAACCGGCGAGGGCAGCACGTGGGAATTAACGGTCTTTGGCAATCAACAGCGTTATCACCAGAGCTTCACGGCGGTGGCGGCCAATCGCAATTCCGAGACGTTGTCGCGCTTGCAATTCGTGCCCGCGCGCGATGCAGGGTTGTCGTTCAATTGGTCGCGGCTGAATGCGGGCAAGCATTTGCTGGTCGCCGGCTTGGACGTGCGCGGCGTGCGCGGTACGAGCGATGAGATCGTCTATGCCAACAATCGCGCGACTTCGTTTGTCAGCGCGGGCGGCAGGCAGCGGCGCGCGGGCGGTTTCTTGCAAGGTATTTTCCAACTGACTTCCAAGTTGAGTCTGACCGCGAGCGGGCGCTATGACGATTGGCGCAACTCTTCGGCGGCCTCGGTGACGCGGACGCTGGCGACGGGCGCAGTTGTGCCGCGCTTCTTTGCGCCGCGTTCCGAAAGCGCGTTTAGCCCGCGCCTGGCCTTGTCTTATGCGGTCGCCGAACACGTCAATTTGCACGTCGCTGGGTATCGCGCCTTTCGCGCGCCGACGTTGAATGAGTTGTATCGCTCATTCCGCGTGGGCGATACGTTGACGCAGTCGAATGAGAAACTGACGGCGGAACGTTTGACTGGCGGCGAAGCGGGCGTGACGGCGGCGGCTTGGCAGCGGACACGGTTTCGCGCGACAGGCTTTTGGACGGAGACGATCAATCCGGTGGCGAACTTTACGCTGTCGGCGACGCCGACGCTGATCACACGCGAACGCCGCAACCTGGGGCGCACACGTTCGCGCGGTCTGGAGGCCGAAGCCGAATTCAATCCCGCCAAGCATTGGCAAATCACGGCGGGCTATTTGCTGGTTGACGCGACAATCCGGCGTGCGCCGCAGGATGCGCGGCTGGAAGGTTTGTGGGTACCGCAGGTGGCGCGCCATCAGTTCACGTTGCAAACGGCGTATGCGCACCCGCGCTTTGTGACGGCGGCGGTGCAGTTTCGCGCCATCGGTAAGCAGTTCGATGACGATCAGAATCTATTGCCGCTGGGCAACTTTGCCGTCGTTGATGCGACGGTGGCGCGTCCGCTGGGGCGCTGGTTCGAGGTGTTTGTAGCGGTGCAGAATTTGTTGGATGAGAAGATTGTCGTGGGACGCACGCCGCTGGAAACGCTGGGTATGCCGCGTTTGGTGCGGGGCGGCGTGCGGTTGAAGCTGGAACGCTGA
- a CDS encoding CRTAC1 family protein has translation MKSFASLSCVLALLITSLLVSACHSTQAPAPTTGSTPLPASTVATPAQAEAAPSVSPSPVGLPPLPAKFADVTFSDVTGQAGIKFRHNNGAYGKKYLPETMGAGGAWLDYDNDGWPDVLLINGMDFPDAPPQAKKPRRSVLALYHNNQNGTFTDVAAAAGLAKPMYGMGAAIGDYDNDGNVDIFVTALGQNYLFRNLGGGKFADVTAKLGLDKEKEFSTSAAWFDYDKDGKLDLFVCNYVDWQLEKDLNCSLDGTNKSYCTPESYKGQPSRLYRNTGGKFEDVSEKAGIFDPTSKAMGVAITDYNKDGWPDVFVSNDTQPNKLYKNNGNGTFSETAVTAGIAFSDEGKARAGMGVDFADYDGSGFPSVIIGNFSNEMLAVYHNEGKAGLFIDESPSSNIGQATLLSLTFGLFFFDYDLDGKPDIFLANGHVADDINAVQPKITYAMAPKLFHNDGKRKFTETTRKAGKPFVRPIVARGAAYADYDNDGDLDVLVTTNGGPAYLLRNEGGNQQRFVRFKTSGDKANRDGIGSKITVFAGDGSKQWQVVHSGSSYCSQSELTLTFGLGRNDKIDHVEIEWPNNTVEVLKNVAINQLHMLKEGKGIAESRPLPLATPTPIISPSASPLAQVR, from the coding sequence ATGAAATCTTTCGCATCATTGAGTTGTGTATTGGCCCTGCTCATCACCAGCCTGCTCGTCAGCGCCTGCCACAGCACGCAAGCGCCCGCTCCCACCACAGGCAGCACGCCCTTGCCCGCCAGCACTGTGGCGACGCCTGCACAAGCGGAGGCTGCACCGAGCGTTTCGCCTTCACCTGTTGGGTTGCCGCCACTGCCTGCGAAATTCGCCGACGTGACTTTTTCTGACGTGACCGGCCAAGCCGGGATTAAGTTCCGCCACAACAACGGCGCGTATGGCAAAAAGTATTTGCCCGAAACGATGGGCGCGGGCGGCGCGTGGCTTGATTACGACAACGACGGCTGGCCGGACGTTTTGCTGATCAATGGGATGGATTTTCCCGATGCGCCCCCACAGGCGAAGAAGCCACGCCGCTCGGTGCTGGCGCTCTATCACAACAATCAGAACGGCACGTTCACCGATGTCGCGGCTGCCGCTGGCTTAGCCAAGCCGATGTATGGGATGGGCGCGGCCATTGGCGATTATGACAACGACGGCAACGTAGACATCTTCGTCACGGCGCTCGGCCAGAACTATCTGTTCCGCAATCTGGGCGGCGGCAAATTCGCCGACGTGACAGCCAAGCTGGGCCTGGACAAAGAGAAAGAGTTTTCGACCAGCGCGGCGTGGTTCGATTACGACAAGGACGGCAAGCTCGACCTGTTCGTGTGCAATTACGTTGATTGGCAGTTGGAGAAGGACTTGAACTGCTCGCTCGACGGTACGAACAAGAGCTATTGCACGCCCGAAAGTTACAAGGGCCAACCTTCGCGCCTCTATCGCAACACGGGCGGCAAGTTTGAAGACGTGAGCGAAAAGGCGGGCATCTTCGATCCGACCAGCAAGGCGATGGGCGTGGCGATTACGGATTACAACAAAGACGGCTGGCCGGATGTGTTCGTCTCGAACGACACGCAGCCGAACAAGCTCTACAAAAACAACGGCAACGGCACGTTTAGCGAAACGGCGGTCACGGCGGGCATCGCGTTTAGCGACGAAGGCAAAGCGCGCGCCGGGATGGGCGTGGACTTTGCCGATTACGATGGCTCCGGCTTTCCCAGTGTGATCATCGGCAATTTCTCGAATGAGATGCTGGCGGTCTACCACAACGAAGGCAAAGCGGGCCTCTTCATTGACGAATCGCCTTCTTCCAACATCGGGCAGGCGACGCTGTTGTCGCTGACGTTTGGATTATTCTTTTTCGATTACGACTTGGACGGCAAGCCGGACATCTTCCTCGCCAACGGCCACGTCGCGGACGACATCAACGCCGTGCAACCGAAGATCACTTACGCGATGGCCCCGAAACTCTTCCACAACGACGGCAAGCGCAAGTTCACCGAAACGACGCGCAAGGCGGGCAAGCCGTTTGTGCGGCCCATCGTCGCGCGCGGCGCGGCGTATGCCGATTATGACAATGATGGCGACCTGGACGTGCTGGTGACGACGAACGGCGGCCCGGCCTATCTGTTGCGCAACGAGGGCGGCAATCAACAACGCTTTGTGCGTTTCAAAACCAGCGGCGACAAAGCCAACCGCGACGGCATCGGATCGAAGATCACTGTCTTCGCGGGCGATGGTTCGAAGCAGTGGCAGGTCGTCCACAGTGGTTCGAGTTATTGTTCACAGAGCGAATTAACGCTGACCTTTGGCCTGGGCCGCAACGACAAAATTGATCACGTCGAAATTGAATGGCCGAACAATACGGTGGAGGTGTTGAAAAACGTCGCGATCAATCAACTGCACATGCTGAAAGAAGGAAAGGGCATTGCCGAAAGCAGGCCGCTGCCGTTGGCGACTCCAACGCCAATAATTTCGCCCAGCGCTTCGCCGCTTGCGCAAGTACGGTAG
- a CDS encoding carboxymuconolactone decarboxylase family protein produces the protein MFRLFTGLFVTALIAFSVNAQTSLLPIAKLEAAAQQRVNATARLPLGNAATLGSIETFDAGRVPNYLRGLAQIPNAPQTFAQLFKTYITGGTLAPELKAALGLRIAQVNQSPYVAAHMLRLLRASERGAQVAECLKGEKLSELTPAEQLAVRYAELLTRDVHGVTDAEFAKARGQFNDAQMVELTMVVCFFNYFTRYAEALNLPVEAWALDAQVKPALPAKPKNRLTEARIALVSDEEMAAVVAAANAAKESAAAANSLGVGIANSQRAMLLVPDLQAAWRNYGAAVRANSKLGRELQLHVSFAVSAANGCRYCTLHQVLGLRRLAVDPAKLVAMQKDDTQLSTRERAAVVFARKLTRGPGSMTDADVAALRVEFQDYGALEIVLQTGAFSFMNRFTDNLRLPSEDEAIRVYQEVYGVKH, from the coding sequence ATGTTTCGCCTCTTCACCGGACTCTTCGTCACCGCATTGATTGCATTTTCAGTCAATGCGCAAACCAGCTTGTTACCCATCGCCAAGCTGGAAGCCGCCGCCCAACAGCGCGTCAACGCGACCGCGCGCTTGCCGCTGGGCAACGCCGCGACGCTCGGCAGTATTGAAACCTTCGACGCCGGGCGCGTGCCGAATTACCTGCGCGGCTTGGCGCAAATCCCGAATGCGCCGCAAACCTTCGCGCAGCTTTTCAAAACGTACATCACCGGCGGCACGCTTGCGCCCGAACTCAAAGCGGCGCTGGGCTTGCGCATTGCGCAGGTGAATCAAAGCCCGTATGTCGCCGCGCACATGCTGCGCTTGCTGCGCGCCAGCGAACGCGGCGCGCAAGTAGCAGAGTGTTTGAAAGGCGAAAAGCTGAGCGAGCTAACGCCCGCCGAACAACTGGCCGTGCGATACGCCGAATTGCTGACGCGCGATGTCCACGGCGTCACCGACGCCGAATTCGCCAAGGCGCGCGGGCAATTCAACGATGCACAGATGGTCGAGTTGACGATGGTCGTTTGCTTCTTCAACTACTTCACGCGCTATGCCGAGGCGTTGAATTTGCCAGTCGAAGCGTGGGCGCTCGATGCGCAAGTCAAACCTGCTTTGCCAGCGAAACCAAAAAATCGGCTGACCGAAGCGCGCATTGCGTTGGTCAGCGATGAAGAGATGGCGGCGGTCGTGGCGGCTGCCAATGCGGCGAAAGAAAGCGCCGCAGCGGCCAACAGTCTGGGCGTGGGCATTGCCAATTCACAACGGGCGATGCTGCTGGTGCCGGATCTGCAAGCGGCCTGGCGCAACTACGGCGCGGCGGTGCGGGCCAATTCCAAGCTCGGGCGCGAGTTGCAATTGCACGTTTCGTTCGCCGTCTCGGCGGCCAACGGTTGTCGCTATTGCACCTTGCATCAAGTGCTCGGATTGCGTAGGCTCGCCGTTGATCCCGCCAAGTTGGTTGCGATGCAAAAAGACGATACGCAGTTGAGCACGCGCGAGCGCGCCGCCGTCGTTTTTGCGCGCAAACTGACGCGCGGGCCGGGTTCAATGACTGATGCCGATGTCGCTGCTTTGCGCGTTGAGTTTCAGGATTACGGCGCGCTCGAAATCGTGCTGCAAACCGGCGCGTTTAGTTTCATGAACCGTTTCACCGACAACTTGCGCCTGCCTTCCGAGGACGAAGCAATTCGCGTGTATCAGGAAGTGTATGGCGTGAAGCATTGA
- a CDS encoding TonB-dependent receptor encodes MNHQKLSPTCKAVALCCVLLFCTASAAAQFTEATLKGAVSDSTGNALVQIALTATHEQTGLQRAATTDNKGSFLLAGLPPGIYTVQVRAAGFKSYEQRGLKLNVGQTTELVLKLEVGDLAEAITINAKPEAVVATEGRLSDNFSNQQLTTLPLPQRDVFLLPKLSAGATQILGSANSTKLTNSPVVTVNGNRYRGNNYVLDGALNTNPNNTGEPTLVPALESLEEVQVQTGNFSSEYGRGNGAVINLQTKAGTNQLHGKLWEYHRNAALNARNFFSAAVLPQVFNQFGGNVGGPVFKNRTFFFGSYEGTRNAVGRPLSFLVETPQLRDYVIRTAPTGVAARLFKQFPAPTPVATGCATVAEQRNCLSTAQGFIPAIALAAATLRDYVRFDQYLARLDHSFNNGADKVTARWISENQRDQGGTSSSRATLGKALRGSRGPFDGFFANLNLGYVHVFQRAVNDARFSFQNVDTTRGNADAAVPDITITGIEMPFGDIFNSRTKLRTYEIRDTLTLDRGKQTWRAGFELRRAFKGLSLGPATAGAFSFRSIADFVADRPFRQTLTVDPATGKPAGFPRYFTQYEAGAFFQNDWKVTGRLNLNLGLRYDYFGDVTEREGRLSSIILGTGNNFNERLANAALGRVDRLYTPQRRNFAPRIGLAYDPFGNRKTAIRAGFSLAFQPHHGQSIAGARALPPDAIQGVIQPSNKIGTQILYNIPVPFNAEFARGLNAKGGVNTPAGENAIRITGFVVNPTIKTQYSENWFLNLQREFAGGWIVEAGYVGTNGINLERIDDVNRFAGDLADGKEDRLNPNFGVLLFVTNGVTSSYHAFTAELRRAFAQTRLGGFALQTNYRWSKWLDTASDTSTGQFTDNSEPGKGAQDAACLRCERARSLFDIPQRLSTVVSWTPAVPMIFDTTPRWLGALSRDWLLSGVLSAQSGRPFSVWNGAPSNLVNGRNTGGDYNLDGGGGAVGGWFYDRPNAPAPGTLKTSFSQRDFLKGLFDAGIFPAPALGQNGTLGRNTFRGPRAVTLDLSVARSFTVWGERQLQIRLEAFNALNNVNLFLPNADLSLASFGKSTQAHDARTLQAGLRFTF; translated from the coding sequence ATGAATCATCAAAAGCTTTCCCCAACCTGCAAAGCTGTCGCGCTGTGCTGCGTGTTGCTCTTTTGCACGGCATCCGCCGCCGCGCAATTCACCGAGGCGACACTCAAAGGCGCGGTGAGCGACAGCACCGGCAACGCGCTCGTGCAAATCGCGCTGACCGCCACCCACGAACAGACCGGGTTGCAACGCGCGGCGACGACTGACAACAAAGGCAGCTTTCTGCTGGCCGGCCTGCCGCCCGGCATTTATACCGTGCAGGTGCGCGCCGCCGGGTTCAAAAGCTATGAACAGCGCGGGCTGAAACTCAACGTCGGCCAAACGACGGAACTGGTGCTGAAACTCGAAGTCGGCGACCTTGCCGAAGCCATCACCATCAACGCCAAACCCGAAGCCGTCGTCGCCACCGAAGGCCGTCTTTCAGACAACTTTTCCAATCAGCAACTCACGACGCTGCCGCTGCCGCAACGCGATGTCTTCCTGCTGCCGAAACTCAGCGCGGGCGCGACGCAAATTCTAGGCTCGGCCAATTCGACCAAGCTGACCAATTCGCCCGTCGTGACGGTCAACGGCAATCGTTATCGCGGCAACAACTACGTGCTCGACGGCGCGCTCAACACCAATCCGAACAACACCGGCGAACCGACGCTCGTGCCCGCGCTCGAATCATTGGAAGAAGTGCAGGTGCAGACCGGCAATTTTTCCAGCGAATATGGGCGCGGCAACGGCGCGGTCATCAATCTGCAAACCAAAGCGGGCACGAATCAACTGCACGGCAAGCTCTGGGAATACCACCGCAACGCCGCGCTCAACGCGCGCAATTTCTTTTCCGCCGCAGTGCTGCCGCAAGTCTTCAATCAATTCGGCGGCAACGTGGGCGGCCCGGTTTTCAAAAATCGCACCTTCTTTTTCGGCTCGTATGAAGGCACGCGCAACGCCGTCGGGCGTCCGCTTTCGTTTTTGGTCGAGACGCCGCAACTGCGCGACTACGTCATTCGCACCGCGCCTACCGGCGTCGCCGCGCGTTTGTTCAAACAATTCCCCGCGCCCACGCCCGTGGCGACGGGTTGCGCGACGGTGGCGGAGCAGCGCAACTGTCTGAGCACGGCGCAAGGTTTCATCCCGGCGATTGCGCTGGCGGCGGCGACGCTGCGCGATTACGTGCGCTTCGATCAGTATCTGGCGCGGCTTGATCACAGCTTCAACAACGGCGCGGACAAAGTGACGGCGCGCTGGATTTCAGAAAACCAGCGCGATCAGGGCGGCACGAGTTCTTCGCGCGCGACGCTGGGCAAGGCGCTGCGCGGTTCGCGTGGGCCGTTCGACGGCTTCTTTGCCAACTTGAATCTGGGCTACGTGCACGTCTTTCAACGCGCCGTCAACGATGCGCGCTTCTCGTTTCAAAACGTAGACACGACACGCGGCAATGCTGACGCCGCCGTGCCGGACATCACGATCACGGGCATCGAGATGCCCTTCGGCGATATTTTCAATTCACGCACGAAGCTGCGCACTTACGAAATCCGCGACACGCTGACGCTGGATCGCGGCAAACAAACGTGGCGCGCCGGGTTTGAATTGCGGCGCGCATTCAAAGGGCTTTCGCTTGGCCCGGCGACCGCAGGCGCATTCAGCTTTCGCAGCATCGCGGACTTTGTTGCCGACCGCCCGTTCCGTCAGACGCTCACGGTTGATCCGGCGACGGGTAAACCGGCGGGCTTTCCGCGTTACTTCACGCAATACGAAGCGGGCGCGTTCTTCCAAAACGATTGGAAAGTGACCGGTCGGTTGAATCTGAATCTGGGTTTGCGCTACGACTACTTCGGCGATGTGACCGAACGCGAAGGCCGCTTGTCTTCGATTATTCTCGGTACCGGCAACAACTTTAACGAACGACTTGCCAACGCCGCGCTTGGCCGCGTAGACCGTTTGTATACGCCGCAACGCCGCAATTTCGCGCCGCGCATCGGGCTGGCTTACGATCCGTTTGGCAACCGCAAGACGGCGATTCGCGCCGGATTCAGTCTGGCCTTTCAGCCGCATCACGGCCAATCCATCGCGGGCGCGCGCGCCTTGCCGCCGGATGCGATTCAAGGCGTGATTCAACCGAGTAACAAGATCGGTACGCAGATTCTTTACAACATCCCGGTGCCGTTTAACGCCGAGTTCGCGCGCGGCCTGAACGCCAAAGGCGGCGTCAACACGCCCGCCGGTGAGAACGCCATTCGCATCACCGGCTTCGTCGTCAACCCGACGATCAAGACGCAATACAGCGAGAACTGGTTCCTGAACCTGCAACGCGAATTCGCGGGCGGCTGGATCGTCGAAGCCGGTTACGTCGGCACCAACGGCATCAACCTCGAACGCATTGACGATGTGAACCGTTTCGCGGGCGATCTGGCCGATGGCAAGGAAGACCGCCTGAATCCGAATTTCGGCGTGCTGTTGTTCGTGACGAATGGCGTCACGTCCAGCTATCACGCCTTCACGGCGGAACTGCGCCGCGCCTTTGCTCAGACGCGCCTGGGCGGCTTCGCGCTGCAAACGAATTACCGCTGGTCGAAATGGCTGGATACGGCGTCGGACACTTCGACCGGCCAATTCACCGACAATTCCGAACCGGGCAAAGGCGCGCAAGACGCCGCGTGTTTGCGTTGTGAACGGGCGCGTTCGTTGTTCGATATTCCGCAGCGACTTTCGACCGTCGTAAGTTGGACGCCTGCTGTGCCTATGATCTTTGACACAACGCCGCGCTGGTTGGGCGCGTTGAGCCGTGACTGGTTGCTGTCCGGCGTGTTGTCAGCCCAGTCTGGCCGACCGTTTTCCGTTTGGAACGGCGCACCGTCCAATCTGGTGAATGGCCGCAACACAGGCGGCGATTACAATCTGGATGGCGGTGGCGGCGCGGTAGGCGGCTGGTTCTATGATCGCCCGAATGCGCCCGCGCCCGGCACGCTCAAGACTTCCTTTAGCCAGCGCGATTTTCTGAAAGGCTTGTTTGACGCCGGCATTTTTCCTGCGCCCGCATTGGGCCAGAACGGCACGCTGGGTCGCAACACCTTTCGCGGGCCGCGCGCGGTGACGCTCGATCTTTCGGTCGCGCGCAGCTTCACCGTGTGGGGCGAACGCCAATTGCAAATCCGGCTGGAAGCGTTCAATGCGCTCAACAATGTCAATCTGTTTTTGCCGAATGCCGATCTCTCGCTGGCTTCGTTTGGCAAGTCTACGCAGGCGCACGATGCGCGCACTTTGCAAGCGGGGCTGCGCTTTACGTTTTAA